The DNA region ATATCACCGACGTCAGCCGTCCGGGCGCGGCCGATTTCAGCCAGCGCCTGGCACAGCCTGCGGGCTACCAGCTGATTGGCGAGATCCCCTCCGTGGCGGAGCTGCGCAAGACCCGTCCGCTGTTTGAAGGCGCCAAGGTGAAGCTGAAAAGCTGGCATGAAGGGCGGGAAGTCGGCGGCGGCGAGTTCGTTGGCAGTTTCCAGACCGCGCAGAACGATGGCGGCGTGAACTTTGCCGGTGAAGGCTTCTACTGGCGTCGCGTGGTCGACGATTTCAACCGCCTGACGCTGTTCGATTTCGGTGCGATTGCCGACGGCAAAACCGACTGCGCACCCGCGATCATGGCGATGTTCCAGTGGTCACAGCAGGCTAACCAGCAGATCTGTGTCCAGTTCCCGGCCGGTACCTTTATGGTCTCCGCCTGTCACCTGGGCGACAAGTATCTCAACTTCTTCCGCATGTCCGGTGCGATGGTTAACTTCGGCTACTTCCCGGCGACCGCCATCGTCTCCGATGGCAAGTCCGATTTCGTCTTCCAGATGAATGCCCGTCGTGTCGAGCTGTCCAACCTGATTTTTAACGGCAACAGCGATAAGCATCCGAACCAGCAGGGCTTTTTCCATAACATCTGCCCGGGCGGACAATATTTCCGTGGGGCCTGCCTGCGCTTCAACGCCGTCGGCGGCACCGCCATCAGCCTGCAGGATACCCTCGACTGTAAGATCGACCAGTGGTACGCCTCTCGCTGCAGCGGCGATGTCATCAAATCGGGCTGGTCAGGTCAGAAGCAGGGCAAATGGGACCACAGTACCGCGATCGAGCTGTCGAACTTCAATGCGCAGTACTGCCGTGGCGGCATGGTCCTGAACCTGCCGCGCTGCGGCCAGTCAATCATTCACAACGGCTGGATCGAGCACTGTGATAATCCGGGCGATCTCTCCAACGGACAGTGGATCGTCGATGCCCTGAGCCTGGAGGATTGTAAGAATCCGCTTATCGCCCACAACACCCGGCTGAATATGCGTCAGACCAGCCTGCAGTCAGGCAGCTGGATCGACAACTCCATGCAGGGCGACCGTCTGCTCAGCATCTGGGAGATGGGCTCGACCCGCGTGGAATCCTGGGGCGTCGCGCTGGATGGCAGCCTGAAATATAACTACCTCACGTCGCGCTGGCGGCTGGAGAACAACACCAATCAGGAGACCTGGTTCGATCTCGGCTCGCTCTATTCTCCGACGGTGGGGGATTCATGGGAGATCGAAATCTTCGGTCAGTCGCAGTTCAGCAACGGCAGCGGCGACAAGCCACTGATGAATCTGATCGGGGACAAGACCACCGGCGGTCGCGCGGTTATCCATGTACAGCGCAAGAAAGATCGCTCGGAAGCGAGCTGGTCAGCAGAGGGCAGCTCGCCGGTGATCGATGTCCGCTATGTGGCTGAGCATGACACCGATGTGCGGATCTTCGTCAAACTGGCGGGCTGGACACCTTCGGCCGGCGTGCTGGTGAAAACCAACGGTAAAGATCGCTTCGTCACCGGCCGCTGCGCGCGGATTAACGCCCGCATGGAAAAGGCTAATCCGCCTGCGGGCGACGCCACTAAACGCGCGCCGCAGCGCTTCAGCCTGCACAACGGCAAAGCAGGCGTGGGCGCGAACGAGCAGGGCGATCTGCTGATGGCATCCCGGCCACTCTCCGCCGATCAGGTCGATACCAGTAAACCGGAAGGCTTTGTTTCGGTCGTGATCAACGGCAGACAGGTCGCACTGCCTTATTTCGCCATTAAGTCTTAACACTTTGCAGGACGGCCGCCACAACGGAGGCGGCCGGGTCAGACAGGAGCACTACCTTTGGGTGCGTTATCCCGTAAAGCATTACTTTAATCAGAGTCCATTTTGCCCATTTCGGATCCGGGCGGTTTAGAGAATTAAAAAAATTCATTCGGAGTTGTTATGAAAATTTTATTGGTGGGTAACCATACGTGTGGGAATCGCGGGGATGGCGCGATTCTGCGTGGACTGATCGATTCGATGCGGTCCGCACGCAGTGATTTAGACATTGATGTGATCAGCCGTTATCCAACCAGCTCCGGTTATCTGCTCCAGCAGGATATTCAGCAGGATGCGCTCTACCTGCACAACAGTAAGTCAGGCAAAGGCCTGGTCGGTTCATTTAAGCGTAAGGTTGCCAACCGTCTGATGCCCGACATCATGATGGCGCATCTGGGCAAAGGCGGCGTCTTTAAGTCGTTTGCCGTGCCACCGCACCTGAAAGCCTTTACCGAAAGCCTGGAAAAATATGATGCGATCATTCAGGTGGGCGGTTCGTTCTTCGTCGATCTCTATGGCGTGACCCAGTTTGACCACGCGCTCTGTGCACTGATGGCGAAAAAACCGATCTACCTGATCGGGCACTCGGTCGGACCTTTCCAGAACCCGCGCGTCAATGCGCTGGCAAACTTTGTGTTTGACCGCGTTGACAGCCTGGTGCTGCGTGAATCCGTCAGCCTCGATCTGATGAAGCGCGATGGCGTGACCAGCTCGAAAGTGGCGCCTGGCGTTGATACGGCCTTCCTGGTGCGGGCGCGCGAGGTTGAAAATCCGAGCCATAACCTGCTGCACTGGCAGGGCATTATCGACGGACGTAAAACCATCGCCATCACCGTGCGTGAGCTGGCACCGTTTGATAAACGTCTGGGCGTGACGCAGAAAGAGTATGAGGCGGCATTTGGTCGGGTGATCAACGCGATGATCGCCGAAGGCTATCAGGTCGTGGCGTTCTCGACCTGCACCGGTATCGACAGCTACGCCAAGGATGACCGCATGGTCGCCCTGACGCTGCGCGACCACGTGACACAGCCTGAACATTATCATGTCATCATGGATGAGTTTAATGACCTTGAGCTGGGCATCCTGCTGAGCCACTGCCATCTGACCATTGGCACGCGCCTGCACTCGGCGATTATCTCCATGAACTTTGGCACCCCGGCCGTGGCGATCAACTACGAGCACAAGTCGATGGGCGTCATGAACCAGCTTGGTCTGCCACAGATGGCAACCGATGTAAAAAGCCTGATGGATGGCTCGCTGATCGACAAGGTCAAAACTGTCCTTGCCGACTACGACAACATCAAGGCGAAGGTCGACACGGCCGTTGCGAATGAAAGGGAAATTGGCAACCGGATCACTGAAGAGATTCTTAAAGTATTAGGGTAATGTGATGAAACTGACTTTTTTCACCATGCGTTTCCCGGTTGCCTCTGAGACATTCGTTTTAAATCAGGTAACCCACTTTATTGATGCCGGTTACGAGGTGGAGATCATTTCAGTCTTTCCCGGCGATTTAGTGAACCGGCATGCCGCGTTTGATGAGTATGGCCTGGCGGCCAAAACGCACTATCTGCTGCCGGAAGAGAAAATCTCGCTTGTCGATAAGCTGAATCAGCGCATCAAGCTGGTGCTGCCGAAAGTGACCCGGCCCTCGCTGCTGCGTTCACTGAACGTGCGCCGCTACGGTGCGCAGTCCAGCAAACTGCTGCTGCCGTCGATTGTGGCTAATGCGAAGCAGACCTTTACCGCGGATGTGTTCCTGGTGCATTTCGGCTATGCCGGTGCGCTGGCGAACAAACTGCGTGAGCTGGGCGTACTCCGGGGCAAACAGGCTACCGTGTTTCACGGTGCCGACATCTCCCGCCGTCACATTCTGGAAGAGCACAAGCTCGACTACGTGAATCTGTTCCGCCAGAGCGAACTGATGCTGCCGATCAGCCACCTGTGGGAGAACAAGCTCATCGGGATGGGCTGCCCGCCGGAAAAAATTCACGTAACGCGCATGGGCATCGAGCCGGAGAAGTTTAATTTCCAGCCCCGCCAGGCGTTTCAGAAACCGCTGCGCATCGTTTCGGTGGCGCGTCTGACCGAGAAAAAAGGGCTGGATGTGGCCGTTAAAGCCAGCGCCATCCTCAAGCAGCGTGGTGGTCAGTTTCACTACACGATTATCGGCAACGGCGACCAGGATGAGATGATGCGTGACTTCATCGCCCGCGAGGGAATGGAAGATTGCGTCAGCATGCCGGGCTTTAAGCCACAGGAGGAGATCCGTCGTGCGCTGAGCGAGGCGGACATCTTCCTGCTGCCCTCCAAAACCGCCGCAGATGGCGATATGGAGGGTATTCCGGTCGCGCTGATGGAGGCGATGGCGGTCGGTCTGCCGGTCGTTTCAACCTTCCACAGCGGTATCCCCGAGCTGATCGAGAACAACGTCTCCGGCTGGCTGGTGGATGAGGACGATCCCGAGGCGCTTGCGGAGACGCTGCTCAGGCTCTCTCAGGGTGAAGTGGATGTGGCGCCGGTGGTTGCGGCGGCACGCCACAAAGTTGAGACTGAATTTAATCAGCATATCGCCTACGGCGAACTGGCGCAGATTCTGGAGCGACTGGTGTGAGTGGATTTAAGTCACAGGCGATTTGGCTGTTTGGCAGCACCTGCTTCTCGGCGGTGCTGCAGGTGGCGCAGCTGAGCTTTCTCGCCCGCAAACTGGAAACCCACGAGCTGGGGCTGCTGGCCATCATCAACGCCATCCTGGCGGTGGCGGGGGTGCTGCAGGATATGGGGATGAGCAGTTATCTGGTTCATCGCCAGAACATTACCCGTCGCGAGCAGAGCACTATCTACTGGGTGAACGTCTCGCTCAGCTTGTGTACCGGCCTGATCATGCTGCTGATCGCCTTCCCGGTCTCCTGGTTCTATCATCTGCCGGAGCTGACAGGGCTGATCATGCTGACCAGCCTGAACTTCCTGGTGCTGGGGCATCTGTCGCAGTATCAGGCGCACTACATCAAAACCAAGCGGATGGTCTCGCTGGCGAAGATCGAGATGGGCACCAAGCTCTTTGCCTTCCTCTGTGTGGTGGCGATGCTGGAGTTCACCTCGCTGACGGTGGCCGCGGCGATTCTCGGTCTGTTTATCAACGCCTTTACCCGTATCCTCTGCATGATTGCGCTGGGTGAGAAGTCGTGGCGCCCGACCTGGGAGTTCGACAAGGCGACCTTCTTCGGCGCGATTCGCTACGGCAGCTACCAGCTTGGCTCGCAGACCATTAATCAGCTGCGCACCCAGGCGGATGCGCTGGTGGTGGGCAAGGTGATGGGAGCCGAGATGCTGGGCGTCTACTCGCTGGCGAAAGAGCTGGTACTGCAACCGCTGAAGCTGGTGACGCCGGTGATCAACCGTCTGGCGCTGCCGCGCTTTGCGGAAAAGCAGCACGATCCGGAGCAGCTTAAGCAGCTGTTCCTGAAGGGGACGCTGGGGATCATGCTCTTCAGCAGCGCCATGTATCTGGCGATTGGTATCCTCTCACCGGTCATCGTGCGTCTGCTTTACGGCCCAGCACATGAACAGGTCTATCACCTGATTCCGCTGATGCTGCTGTTCGGGATGCTGCGGCCAATGGGCGGGCTTACCGGGGCGATTTCGCAGGCCAACGGGCGTACCAACGTAGAGTTCTACTGGAACATCGTGGCGAGTATCGTGGTGCTGGCCGTTCTGGCAACCACCTTCATCTGGCCGAACGTGCTCTATGTCGCACTCACGCTCTCCATCTCGCAGATCCTGATTTCTGCCCTGGCGCATCCGTTCTTTATCAGGCCGGTGATTGGCATTCGGTTTATCCCCTATGCCCGCCAGTGGGTCGCGGTATCGGTGGTGTTTGTCGGCGTGATGCTGCTGGTAAATCACTTCAATCTGTTTGTGATGCCAGAGTGGTTTGAAGGCTGGCTTTAATGACCAGTGCGTAATATACACGGGCGGCCTCAGGGTCGCCCGTTTTCATTTATGAGTGGCCTCAGCCGGGCAGCGCACCCCTGCAAAAAGCGCAGAGGTCATCGTCGATTACTGATTGTCTTTATTCAGTTTATGCTGCCGCTGGCAATGGGCAAAATGCCGAATTTCTAAGTTATGACAGAGAGTTACTGTCCGCTTTTCAGATAAAGATTATACTTGGACTTCCGGCCGATCCTGCATAATCGACCCACATCTTCATTTTATTAAACGGAATAAATATGACCAAGCTTAAAGCAGTAATCCCGGTTGCGGGCCTCGGTATGCATATGCTCCCTGCGACTAAAGCCATTCCGAAAGAGATGCTGCCCGTCGTCGACAAACCGATGATCCAGTACATCGTTGACGAATGTGTTGCCGCGGGTATTAAAGAAATTGTGCTGGTCACGCATGCCTCAAAAAATGCGGTCGAAAACCACTTCGACACCACCTATGAGCTGGAAGCGCTGCTGGAAGCGCGCGTGAAGCGTCAGCTGCTGAGCGAAGTGCAGTCAATCTGCCCGCCGGGCGTGACCATCATGAACGTGCGTCAGGCACAGCCCCTGGGTCTGGGCCACTCCATTCTCTGCGCCCGTCCGATGATCGGTGATAATCCGTTCGTGGTGGTGCTGCCGGATGTCCTGCTGGATGACTCGACCGCAGACCATATGCGCTATAACCTCGCAGCGATGGTGGCCCGTTTCGAAGAAACCGGCCACAGCCAGGTTCTGGCGCAGCATATGCCCGCGTCTGACCTCTCCGAATACTCCGTGATTACCACAGAAGAGCCGATCGATCACCCGGGCGATATCAGCACCATCACCGGCTTCGTTGAGAAGCCAGAGCATCCGGCTGAACTGAACTCCGATCTGGCCGCTGTAGGGCGTTACGTGCTCTCTGCCGATATCTGGGCCGAACTCGAGCGCACCGAGCCAGGTGCATGGGGCCGTATTCAGCTGACCGATGCGATTGCCAGCCTGAGCAAACATAAAACCGTTGATGTTTCACTGCTGACCGGGCACAGTTTCGACTGCGGTCGCAAGCTCGGTTACATGCAGGCGTTTGTCTCTTATGGACTGCGCAACAACGCGCAGGGTCGCGATTTCCGCGAAGCGATTCAGACCATTCTCGCCAAACAAAAGTAATGAATTTGCCGCGCATGGCGCGGCCGATTGAAAGGAGTTCACATGGCCATTTTAGTCACGGGTGGAGCAGGGTATATCGGCTCCCATACGGTACTGGCGCTGCTGCAGCGCGGTGATGATGTTGTGGTGCTGGATAACCTCTGCAACGCTTCGCGCGAAGCGATCAATCGCGTGGAGAAGCTGGCGGGTAAGAAAGCGACCTTCGTCGAAGGCGATATCCGCGACCGTGCCTGTCTGCGTGACCTGTTTGCAGCCAACAGCATTTCTGCGGTCATCCATTTTGCAGCACTCAAAGCGGTAGGTGAATCGACCCGTATGCCGCTGGAGTATTACGAGAACAACGTTGCAGGTACTGTAGTTCTGCTGGAAGAGATGCGTAATGCCGGTGTCTGGAACTTTATCTTCAGTTCATCAGCCACGGTCTACGGCGCCGATGCGCCGGTTCCGTATGTGGAAACAACCCCGATTGGCGGTACGACCAGCCCTTATGGCACCTCCAAGCTCATGATCGAATTCGTTATGCGTGACTTCGCAAAATCGGAACCGAAGTTCAGGGCGATTGCGCTGCGTTACTTCAACCCGGTCGGCGCGCATGAGTCAGGTGAAATCGGTGAAGACCCAACCGGTATCCCGAACAATCTGCTGCCCTATATTGCTCAGGTGGCAATTGGTCGCCTGGAGAAGCTCGGTGTCTTTGGTGGCGATTACGATACGCCAGACGGGACCTGTCTGCGCGACTACATTCATGTGGTCGACCTGGCAGAAGGGCATCTGAAAGCGCTGGATCATCTGAGTCAGGTTGAAGGTTACACTGCCTTTAACCTGGGCGGCGGCAAAGGCTTCTCCGTGCTGGAGATGATCAAGGCGTTTGAGAACGCATCCGGCAAAGCGATTCCTTTCGAGATCAAGCCACGTCGTGACGGCGACCTGCCGGCGTTCTGGGCCGATGCCTCGCTCGCGAACACGAAGCTCGACTGGCGGGTGACGCGCGGCATCGATGAGATGATGCGCGATACCTGGAACTGGCAGAGCAAGAACCCGGACGGGTTTAAGTAATTGAAAAAAAGGCGAACTGCGGTTCGCCTTTTTTATATTTGATTTAATTTTTCTTAATCGCGATTTATCAATATTCTGATTGCGTCGACTTGGCGCATCAGCAACCATCTTCTACGCCATGAAAGCGCTCATTAGTTGAACTAACACCCGCATTACAATCGCATTTTATTCGTAATAGCTATATCTGAGTGATAGAATTTGCGATTGTTGAATGATAAACCCACTTAAACAATTTCATCAATAAAGTGATATCAATCAACGAAATGCTGGTTATGTAACGGATTCCCGTCATCAGCATATTCATTCGGCCAAAGATAATCAGCATCGTGGGAGCTGTAACCCAGGGGCGGTAGCGTGCTCTGAAAACGCTTATGATTGTCTGCTTTTTATTCAGGCGC from Pantoea deleyi includes:
- a CDS encoding phage tailspike protein, with protein sequence MKRREVLQTAASALVGALSVSTFSSYAAKSNGIALKPVDATDVPKGDVPILTPENVYAMPPQFWQSFEGKLWIGKAGADASKPGNQIPVYLRDASGKVSQIAQPIALNKGNFDQFIQDNAALIADPAHSMAVEDSTGQTLFNITDVSRPGAADFSQRLAQPAGYQLIGEIPSVAELRKTRPLFEGAKVKLKSWHEGREVGGGEFVGSFQTAQNDGGVNFAGEGFYWRRVVDDFNRLTLFDFGAIADGKTDCAPAIMAMFQWSQQANQQICVQFPAGTFMVSACHLGDKYLNFFRMSGAMVNFGYFPATAIVSDGKSDFVFQMNARRVELSNLIFNGNSDKHPNQQGFFHNICPGGQYFRGACLRFNAVGGTAISLQDTLDCKIDQWYASRCSGDVIKSGWSGQKQGKWDHSTAIELSNFNAQYCRGGMVLNLPRCGQSIIHNGWIEHCDNPGDLSNGQWIVDALSLEDCKNPLIAHNTRLNMRQTSLQSGSWIDNSMQGDRLLSIWEMGSTRVESWGVALDGSLKYNYLTSRWRLENNTNQETWFDLGSLYSPTVGDSWEIEIFGQSQFSNGSGDKPLMNLIGDKTTGGRAVIHVQRKKDRSEASWSAEGSSPVIDVRYVAEHDTDVRIFVKLAGWTPSAGVLVKTNGKDRFVTGRCARINARMEKANPPAGDATKRAPQRFSLHNGKAGVGANEQGDLLMASRPLSADQVDTSKPEGFVSVVINGRQVALPYFAIKS
- the wcaK gene encoding colanic acid biosynthesis pyruvyl transferase WcaK, which translates into the protein MKILLVGNHTCGNRGDGAILRGLIDSMRSARSDLDIDVISRYPTSSGYLLQQDIQQDALYLHNSKSGKGLVGSFKRKVANRLMPDIMMAHLGKGGVFKSFAVPPHLKAFTESLEKYDAIIQVGGSFFVDLYGVTQFDHALCALMAKKPIYLIGHSVGPFQNPRVNALANFVFDRVDSLVLRESVSLDLMKRDGVTSSKVAPGVDTAFLVRAREVENPSHNLLHWQGIIDGRKTIAITVRELAPFDKRLGVTQKEYEAAFGRVINAMIAEGYQVVAFSTCTGIDSYAKDDRMVALTLRDHVTQPEHYHVIMDEFNDLELGILLSHCHLTIGTRLHSAIISMNFGTPAVAINYEHKSMGVMNQLGLPQMATDVKSLMDGSLIDKVKTVLADYDNIKAKVDTAVANEREIGNRITEEILKVLG
- a CDS encoding glycosyltransferase yields the protein MKLTFFTMRFPVASETFVLNQVTHFIDAGYEVEIISVFPGDLVNRHAAFDEYGLAAKTHYLLPEEKISLVDKLNQRIKLVLPKVTRPSLLRSLNVRRYGAQSSKLLLPSIVANAKQTFTADVFLVHFGYAGALANKLRELGVLRGKQATVFHGADISRRHILEEHKLDYVNLFRQSELMLPISHLWENKLIGMGCPPEKIHVTRMGIEPEKFNFQPRQAFQKPLRIVSVARLTEKKGLDVAVKASAILKQRGGQFHYTIIGNGDQDEMMRDFIAREGMEDCVSMPGFKPQEEIRRALSEADIFLLPSKTAADGDMEGIPVALMEAMAVGLPVVSTFHSGIPELIENNVSGWLVDEDDPEALAETLLRLSQGEVDVAPVVAAARHKVETEFNQHIAYGELAQILERLV
- a CDS encoding lipopolysaccharide biosynthesis protein, whose product is MSGFKSQAIWLFGSTCFSAVLQVAQLSFLARKLETHELGLLAIINAILAVAGVLQDMGMSSYLVHRQNITRREQSTIYWVNVSLSLCTGLIMLLIAFPVSWFYHLPELTGLIMLTSLNFLVLGHLSQYQAHYIKTKRMVSLAKIEMGTKLFAFLCVVAMLEFTSLTVAAAILGLFINAFTRILCMIALGEKSWRPTWEFDKATFFGAIRYGSYQLGSQTINQLRTQADALVVGKVMGAEMLGVYSLAKELVLQPLKLVTPVINRLALPRFAEKQHDPEQLKQLFLKGTLGIMLFSSAMYLAIGILSPVIVRLLYGPAHEQVYHLIPLMLLFGMLRPMGGLTGAISQANGRTNVEFYWNIVASIVVLAVLATTFIWPNVLYVALTLSISQILISALAHPFFIRPVIGIRFIPYARQWVAVSVVFVGVMLLVNHFNLFVMPEWFEGWL
- the galF gene encoding UTP--glucose-1-phosphate uridylyltransferase GalF; protein product: MTKLKAVIPVAGLGMHMLPATKAIPKEMLPVVDKPMIQYIVDECVAAGIKEIVLVTHASKNAVENHFDTTYELEALLEARVKRQLLSEVQSICPPGVTIMNVRQAQPLGLGHSILCARPMIGDNPFVVVLPDVLLDDSTADHMRYNLAAMVARFEETGHSQVLAQHMPASDLSEYSVITTEEPIDHPGDISTITGFVEKPEHPAELNSDLAAVGRYVLSADIWAELERTEPGAWGRIQLTDAIASLSKHKTVDVSLLTGHSFDCGRKLGYMQAFVSYGLRNNAQGRDFREAIQTILAKQK
- the galE gene encoding UDP-glucose 4-epimerase GalE is translated as MAILVTGGAGYIGSHTVLALLQRGDDVVVLDNLCNASREAINRVEKLAGKKATFVEGDIRDRACLRDLFAANSISAVIHFAALKAVGESTRMPLEYYENNVAGTVVLLEEMRNAGVWNFIFSSSATVYGADAPVPYVETTPIGGTTSPYGTSKLMIEFVMRDFAKSEPKFRAIALRYFNPVGAHESGEIGEDPTGIPNNLLPYIAQVAIGRLEKLGVFGGDYDTPDGTCLRDYIHVVDLAEGHLKALDHLSQVEGYTAFNLGGGKGFSVLEMIKAFENASGKAIPFEIKPRRDGDLPAFWADASLANTKLDWRVTRGIDEMMRDTWNWQSKNPDGFK